TCGGTAAAGCCCTGGCGTTCGCGGGCGGTGAAGCGCAGCCGGGCATGGTCCAGGCGCCAGCGGCCCGCGCGGCGGGCGGCATGGGCGGCGATCACCTCCTCGGCCGACAGCACGATCAGATAGGGCCGGCGCAGGGCCTCGGGTTGGTCGCGGCCGGGCATTTCCACCTGCAGCCAGCCGATGCCCGTCGTCACCGCCTCGGTAAACCAGCGCTCGGCCACCCGGTGCAGGGCGTTGCCCATCAGATCGGCGTCCTCAAGCCAACCGCGCAGGCGGGGCGGCACATCCTCGCCCAGCAGCAGCGGCCGGGCGAAAACCCGGCCGACGATGTCGCGCACGGCGCCGGCGAAGGCCGGCAGCAGCACGGCGCGGGCCAGACGGGTGCGATAGGCGTCCCGGTCCTCGGCCTCGTAACGCGGCAAGAACCCCTCGCCCGCCGCCCGCATCGCCGGGGTGCCGCCCATCAGGGCCCGCACCATCGCCCAATGGGGGGCGCAGGCCAGATAATCGGCGGTGGGGCGGGCCGGATCGGCCGGCGCGGTCACAAGGTCGGGCACGGGATCGGGCATCGGATCTACCACCTCAGCTTGGCCACCCGCCCAGCGGCGGCGGCTTCGTGAAAGGTCAGGGCCAGGGCGTCGGCCAGATCGGGACTGCGCAAGCCCCGGCGCTTCATCGCATCCTTGCTTTCCACCACCACCCGCCCCGAGCCATCGAAGGCGTAGCGCGGGGTGGCCAGTTCGCCGGCGAGATCCTGGGCCAGATCGGCGTCCACGCCGGGGACGAGACAACTGCCCATCCCGGAGAGAAGGCCGGCGGCTGACCCGGAAGCGGGACCGCCGCCGGGCCCGGCGAAGACCGGGGCCTCGTCGCGCAGCCAGCCGCGCACCATCAGCCACAGGTGATCGCGCAGCAGCCGGCCGCGCTCCTCGCCCGCCGCCCGCTCCGGGGCGCTGGCGGCGACATTGACCGCCACCACCGGCGCGCCGTCCTCGCGCAACCGATCGACAACCCCGGCGCCGACGCCGATCTCATCGACATAGATGCGCCCGGCCCGCCAGATCTCGGCCAGCCGCCGCGCCCGCCCGGCAACCGCCATGGTGTCGCGCCCCGCCGTCACCTCGATCGCGCCGACAACCGGCCCGATCCGCAGCAGAAACACCGTGCGGTCATCGCCAAAGCGCGCCACATCCACCCCCAGCCGGCGCTCGTCCTCGGTGGCCATGCGGGCGGGCAAGGGGCGGGCCAGTGCCGCCTCGGCGGTTTCCAGGGCGATCAGCACGTCGTCATCCTGGCGGGGAAAGGCGCCATCGGCGCGCACCCGCACCACGTTCGACTCGGCGCCGTATTTGCGCACCAAACCGGCGCGGTAGCCGGGATCGACCAGCGGACTGTCGGCGCAGCGCAAGCGCAAGGCGGTGAACGAGGCGCGGTCGCGCTTGTGCGAGCGGGCGAAGAAGCCGGTGTTGCGGGTTGGATTGCCGACCATCAGCAAGCGGGCGCCCGGGCTCGACAAGGCGCCCTCGGCGACCTCGAACACGGCGTCAGGCACGCCCGAGGCCTCCTCGATAACGAACATCAAGGCCGCCCCGCCGCTTTTGGCCGAAAGTCGCGGCCCGGCGCCGGCCTCCAGATCGATATCCGAGGCGTGGAAGCCCTGCAGGGCGTCGGGCTGATCGCGCCGGGCGGTGCGGGCGACGACGAACCATTCGCGGGGCGTGCCGCGATCGGCGATCGCCCGGCCCGACACCGCGAACAAGGCCTCCAGCCGCAGGGCCGCCGGCAGGCCGGTGCCTTGCGCCCGCGCATCGGCGCGCCGGCGCAGCCTGGCCAGTTCGGACCACAGGATTTGTTCAAGCTGGCTGGCGGTTGGCGCCGTGCAGGGAGTTTTCGAATAATCGAAGCACTCCAAATGCCACCAGATCGCCGCCGCCGTTGCCGTGGTCTTGCCCACCCCATGGCCAGCGCGCACCGTGACCTTGGCCCCGGCGGGGGCGATGGCGCTCAGCAGGCCGGCTTGCTGGGCCGTGGGCACCATCCCCAGGCGCTGGCGGGCATAAAGCACCGGATCGGCCCGCCACAGGCCCCGCAACCGGCCGTAAGCGGCCAGATCGACGGGCGCTAGGCGGCTATCCTCACGAAGCGTCGCCATCGCACTCCCCCAGGTTCTCCACCGCCCCCTCCCGGGTTTCTTGCGCCCCTTCCCGGGCTTCTTGGTTCACCGCCCCTTCCTGGGCGAGACGGGTCGCCTCGGCGAGCAGGGCCGACAGGCCGCCCCCCGCAAAGCCGCCCCCCAAGCCCGGGGAGCGGGCGCCCTCGGCCGGGCGCTTCCACAACCCCAGACGCAAACCAAGCAAGGTAAGGGCGCGCAGTTTGTCGGCCAGCTTCACCCGCGTGCGCTTGACCGGCCGCGCCTCCTCGCCCTTGCCCGCCACATATTCATCAACCGTCAGCTCGGCGATCGCCGCCGCCTGCCGCTCGTCAAGGGCCGAAAGATCGACCACCGCCCCGCCGTCGGCGGTGACCCGCATCAGATCCATCGGCCGCGAAAAGGCCAGCGAGGCCAGTTCCGACAGCACCCGTTCCTCGGTGATGGCATAGCGTTCGATCACCGCCCCGGTGCGCGCCCGCGC
The DNA window shown above is from Rhodospirillum rubrum ATCC 11170 and carries:
- a CDS encoding DEAD/DEAH box helicase family protein, which codes for MATLREDSRLAPVDLAAYGRLRGLWRADPVLYARQRLGMVPTAQQAGLLSAIAPAGAKVTVRAGHGVGKTTATAAAIWWHLECFDYSKTPCTAPTASQLEQILWSELARLRRRADARAQGTGLPAALRLEALFAVSGRAIADRGTPREWFVVARTARRDQPDALQGFHASDIDLEAGAGPRLSAKSGGAALMFVIEEASGVPDAVFEVAEGALSSPGARLLMVGNPTRNTGFFARSHKRDRASFTALRLRCADSPLVDPGYRAGLVRKYGAESNVVRVRADGAFPRQDDDVLIALETAEAALARPLPARMATEDERRLGVDVARFGDDRTVFLLRIGPVVGAIEVTAGRDTMAVAGRARRLAEIWRAGRIYVDEIGVGAGVVDRLREDGAPVVAVNVAASAPERAAGEERGRLLRDHLWLMVRGWLRDEAPVFAGPGGGPASGSAAGLLSGMGSCLVPGVDADLAQDLAGELATPRYAFDGSGRVVVESKDAMKRRGLRSPDLADALALTFHEAAAAGRVAKLRW
- a CDS encoding terminase small subunit; protein product: MAQSPNDVDPRLPALSPAERRFVACYLANGRKGAKAWREAVEAGAAPRVASRKAAAWLARDPVRAALARAERRARARTGAVIERYAITEERVLSELASLAFSRPMDLMRVTADGGAVVDLSALDERQAAAIAELTVDEYVAGKGEEARPVKRTRVKLADKLRALTLLGLRLGLWKRPAEGARSPGLGGGFAGGGLSALLAEATRLAQEGAVNQEAREGAQETREGAVENLGECDGDAS